In Gigantopelta aegis isolate Gae_Host chromosome 14, Gae_host_genome, whole genome shotgun sequence, the following proteins share a genomic window:
- the LOC121389196 gene encoding transcriptional repressor scratch 1-like, with amino-acid sequence MPRSFLVKKSKLDDDRSYHKYRMRDTYSHPVDTLKAVAPFTPLSPLAVTVNNGYIHDVLTPQSIQDGTEFEKMPEGASMSTTSEAVVTNNVKENKALEPDVTSNSGSSLVDYSPSSPAYSYSSDVGVTIGYTYDAFFVSDGRSRKRNAEGIPEKNVAKLRYTCNECGKDYATSSNLSRHKQTHRSLDSQQAKQCPHCNKVYVSMPALSMHILTHELKHTCKECGKSFSRPWLLQGHLRSHSGEKPYGCAHCGKAFADRSNLRAHMQTHSAFKHYTCKRCDKSFALKSYLNKHYESACFKDE; translated from the exons ATGCCGCGATCGTTCTTGGTGAAGAAGTCGAAACTAGACGATGATCGGTCCTACCACAAATACAGAATGCGGGACACCTACTCCCACCCGGTGGATACCCTGAAAGCTGTGGCGCCCTTCACCCCTCTTTCGCCGCTGGCTGTCACGGTTAATAACG GATATATTCACGATGTCCTGACACCCCAGTCGATTCAGGATGGAACCGAGTTCGAGAAAATGCCAGAAGGGGCGTCCATGTCGACAACATCGGAAGCCGTCGTCACCAACAAcgtcaaagaaaacaaagcCTTAGAACCGGACGTGACGTCAAACTCGGGCTCGAGCCTCGTAGACTACAGCCCTTCGTCTCCGGCGTATTCGTACAGCTCCGACGTCGGCGTTACCATTGGATACACGTACGATGCCTTCTTCGTAAGCGACGGCCGGTCCCGGAAGCGGAACGCCGAAGGAATTCCGGAGAAGAACGTCGCCAAACTTCGGTACACGTGCAACGAGTGTGGGAAGGACTACGCGACCTCGTCCAACCTCTCGCGTCACAAGCAGACGCACAGGAGCCTCGACAGTCAGCAGGCGAAGCAGTGCCCACACTGCAACAAGGTGTACGTCAGCATGCCGGCGCTATCCATGCACATCCTGACCCACGAACTCAAACACACGTGCAAAGAGTGCGGAAAGTCCTTCAGCCGACCTTGGCTCCTGCAAGGTCACCTTCGATCTCACAGCGGTGAGAAGCCGTATGGTTGCGCCCACTGCGGCAAGGCATTCGCGGACAGGTCCAATCTGAGGGCGCACATGCAGACTCACTCCGCCTTCAAACATTACACGTGCAAAAGGTGTGACAAGTCCTTCGCGTTGAAGTCGTATTTGAACAAACATTACGAATCGGCGTGTTTTAAAGATGAATGA